The following proteins are co-located in the Streptomyces sp. NBC_01198 genome:
- a CDS encoding cytochrome c oxidase assembly protein, producing the protein MVASPQALPELTGARYLDAWQLDTVALAAVLLLGLGYAYGVRRRRRAGERWPLWRTAAFYLLGLGTLVVATMSSLAVYDRVLFWPAAVQNILLDLFAPLGLALGDPLGLADPDGRLHRAFTSRPVRALTYPLVSSLLVLVSELTIYFTPYFATALADPAVRQLMHLQLLLTGSLFVLPMLSRQELLPRWCTHPVRAALVFLDGLFDSVPGIVVMTSGTLVAGHWYTDHPRGWGPSVHHDQMLGGGLMLTLAELVGLPFVLLVFMEWWRAERGKTAELDARLDREELAAVTPAPGPAAAAAPAAVPAVPAVPGMTRPWWETDQGEVGERMRRGR; encoded by the coding sequence ATTGTGGCGAGCCCCCAGGCCCTCCCCGAGCTGACCGGAGCCAGGTATCTCGACGCCTGGCAGCTCGACACGGTGGCCCTCGCGGCCGTCCTGCTGCTCGGCCTCGGCTACGCCTACGGAGTACGCCGCAGGCGGCGCGCGGGGGAGCGGTGGCCGCTGTGGCGTACCGCCGCCTTCTACCTGCTGGGCCTGGGCACCCTGGTGGTCGCCACGATGTCCTCGCTCGCGGTCTACGACCGGGTGCTCTTCTGGCCCGCGGCGGTCCAGAACATCCTGCTCGACCTCTTCGCCCCGCTCGGGCTCGCCCTGGGCGACCCGCTGGGGCTCGCCGACCCGGACGGACGGCTGCACCGGGCCTTCACCTCCCGCCCGGTGCGCGCGCTGACCTACCCGCTGGTCAGCTCGCTGCTGGTGCTCGTCTCCGAGCTGACCATCTACTTCACGCCCTACTTCGCCACCGCGCTGGCCGATCCGGCGGTCCGCCAGCTGATGCACCTGCAACTGCTGCTCACCGGCAGCCTGTTCGTGCTGCCGATGCTCAGCAGGCAGGAGCTGCTGCCGCGCTGGTGCACCCACCCGGTGCGGGCGGCGCTGGTCTTCCTCGACGGGCTGTTCGATTCGGTGCCCGGCATCGTGGTGATGACCAGCGGCACGCTGGTGGCGGGCCACTGGTACACCGACCACCCCCGCGGCTGGGGGCCGAGCGTGCACCACGACCAGATGCTCGGCGGCGGGCTGATGCTGACGCTGGCCGAACTGGTCGGACTGCCCTTCGTCCTGCTGGTCTTCATGGAGTGGTGGCGGGCCGAACGTGGCAAGACCGCCGAGCTGGACGCCCGGCTCGACCGCGAGGAGCTGGCGGCGGTCACACCGGCCCCCGGTCCCGCTGCGGCGGCGGCGCCGGCCGCGGTGCCCGCCGTGCCCGCCGTGCCCGGGATGACCCGGCCCTGGTGGGAGACCGACCAGGGCGAGGTCGGCGAGCGGATGCGCCGGGGCCGCTGA
- a CDS encoding methylated-DNA--[protein]-cysteine S-methyltransferase, with the protein MTSLAWTRYDAPIGPLLLAATEEGLVLVAFRADQETAARAVAAVGRRLGCAPVEDAASLAPVTAQLDGYFAGTLKDFDLPLDWSLITGFQRRVLRELAEGVPYGTVVGYQDLADRVGEPDAARAVGGAMGANPLPVVVPCHRVIESGGGIGGFGGGLEIKRTLLALEGVLPAPLF; encoded by the coding sequence ATGACCAGTCTCGCCTGGACCCGCTACGACGCCCCCATCGGGCCGCTGCTGCTCGCGGCCACCGAGGAGGGGCTGGTCCTCGTCGCCTTCCGGGCCGACCAGGAGACCGCCGCACGGGCGGTCGCCGCCGTCGGGCGGCGGCTGGGCTGCGCGCCGGTGGAGGACGCCGCCTCCCTGGCGCCGGTGACCGCCCAGCTCGACGGCTACTTCGCGGGCACCCTGAAGGATTTCGACCTGCCGCTGGACTGGTCGCTGATCACCGGCTTCCAGCGCCGGGTGCTGCGCGAGCTGGCCGAGGGCGTGCCGTACGGCACGGTGGTCGGCTATCAGGACCTCGCCGACCGGGTCGGCGAGCCGGACGCGGCCCGCGCGGTGGGCGGCGCCATGGGTGCGAACCCGCTGCCGGTGGTGGTGCCCTGCCACCGGGTGATCGAGAGCGGCGGCGGCATAGGCGGCTTCGGCGGCGGCCTGGAGATCAAGCGGACGCTGCTGGCACTGGAGGGCGTGCTGCCCGCGCCGCTCTTCTGA
- a CDS encoding TerD family protein produces MTAELVRGQNHPLPGNRLEIRVSAGTPVVAAVTLGDEAGRVVGDGDWLAHPGEPQLAGVEVPRQAAAEHRLAVDLGAMPPAVHRVHVLLALPGAAARPGAPADFGAAPVPRLTVTTPDGTGIAGFTITGLGAETALLAVELYRRQSAWKVRAVGQGYGGGLPALFLDQGVPDPAGAAEAIHTAVGHEQARSVDLPAPPTSAGRPADRTAGGGSPPSGTTGPVDYRHPRRRTAPARPGLVPPPREAGPVPPTPPQQPADAPRVPVAGDAAGRSMEERLYNQVWGMFEDLSRSVAAYRSAADFAESRFEQELDRLLADPRTRGGPAAEAARDAAQGKQAALVDQARAVLDRDLAQLVAEAEAVEPALPPEFAGWENPVWHGYRVPGRLPLAVRLGSLCLPEVPELRIPLLSRLPLERGLWMDSAEDRRAAMEAAVAIAARLLASHPVGAFAVHALDPAGSGATALAPLHAGGALVLPPPAAGAAGVSDLLSRLTDRVDLIQMARRGGAADDLPPGFDTAEQLLIVNEFPYGFDDRSVNQLRYLADEGPSAGVHLLVVADREDAAAYGPVLDPLWRSLLRLTPLPSDHLADPWVGHAWTYEPPLVPPGSRILTDVLRQLAAARPAYGT; encoded by the coding sequence ATGACGGCCGAACTGGTCCGGGGGCAGAATCATCCGCTGCCAGGCAACCGGCTGGAGATCCGGGTGTCGGCGGGCACACCGGTGGTGGCCGCGGTCACCCTGGGGGACGAGGCGGGCCGGGTCGTCGGCGACGGGGACTGGCTCGCCCACCCCGGCGAACCCCAGCTCGCCGGGGTCGAGGTGCCGCGGCAGGCCGCCGCGGAGCACCGGCTCGCGGTGGATCTGGGCGCGATGCCGCCGGCGGTGCACCGGGTGCACGTGCTGCTCGCGCTGCCCGGCGCCGCGGCCCGCCCGGGCGCGCCGGCCGACTTCGGCGCCGCCCCTGTCCCCCGGCTCACCGTCACCACGCCGGACGGCACCGGCATCGCCGGTTTCACCATCACCGGGCTCGGCGCCGAGACCGCGCTGCTGGCCGTCGAGCTCTACCGCCGCCAGTCCGCCTGGAAGGTCCGCGCGGTCGGCCAGGGCTACGGCGGCGGCCTGCCCGCGCTGTTCCTCGACCAGGGCGTGCCCGACCCGGCGGGCGCGGCCGAGGCGATCCACACGGCGGTGGGCCACGAGCAGGCCCGCTCCGTCGACCTGCCCGCCCCGCCGACCTCCGCCGGGCGCCCCGCCGACCGCACCGCGGGTGGCGGCTCGCCGCCGTCCGGCACCACCGGGCCGGTCGACTACCGCCACCCGCGGCGGCGCACGGCGCCCGCGCGCCCCGGCCTGGTGCCGCCGCCGCGGGAGGCCGGTCCTGTGCCGCCGACGCCGCCGCAGCAGCCCGCGGACGCGCCGCGGGTGCCGGTGGCCGGGGACGCGGCCGGGCGCTCCATGGAGGAGCGGCTGTACAACCAGGTCTGGGGCATGTTCGAGGACCTGTCGCGGTCGGTGGCCGCGTATCGCAGCGCCGCCGACTTCGCCGAGTCGCGGTTCGAGCAGGAGCTGGACCGGCTGCTCGCCGATCCGCGCACCCGGGGCGGCCCCGCGGCGGAGGCCGCCCGCGACGCGGCCCAGGGCAAGCAGGCCGCGCTGGTCGACCAGGCCAGGGCGGTGCTCGACCGGGACCTGGCGCAGCTCGTTGCGGAGGCCGAGGCCGTCGAGCCGGCGCTGCCGCCGGAGTTCGCCGGCTGGGAGAATCCGGTGTGGCACGGCTACCGGGTGCCGGGCCGGCTGCCGCTGGCGGTACGCCTGGGCAGCCTGTGCCTGCCGGAGGTGCCCGAGCTGCGCATCCCGCTGCTCAGCCGGCTCCCGCTGGAGCGCGGGCTGTGGATGGACAGCGCGGAGGACCGCCGGGCGGCCATGGAGGCCGCGGTGGCGATAGCCGCCAGGCTGCTCGCCTCGCACCCGGTGGGCGCCTTCGCGGTGCACGCCCTGGACCCGGCGGGCTCGGGCGCGACCGCGCTGGCCCCGCTGCATGCCGGCGGCGCCCTGGTGCTGCCGCCGCCCGCGGCCGGCGCGGCCGGGGTCAGCGATCTGCTGAGCCGGCTGACCGACCGCGTCGACCTGATCCAGATGGCCAGGCGCGGCGGCGCGGCCGACGACCTGCCGCCGGGCTTCGACACCGCCGAGCAGCTGCTGATCGTCAACGAGTTCCCGTACGGCTTCGACGACCGCTCGGTCAACCAGCTGCGCTATCTCGCCGACGAGGGCCCCTCGGCGGGGGTGCATCTGCTGGTGGTGGCCGACCGGGAGGACGCGGCGGCCTACGGCCCGGTGCTCGACCCGCTGTGGCGCTCGCTGCTGCGGCTGACCCCGCTGCCCAGCGACCATCTGGCCGACCCGTGGGTCGGGCACGCCTGGACCTACGAGCCGCCGCTGGTGCCGCCCGGCAGCCGGATCCTCACCGACGTGCTCAGGCAGCTCGCTGCGGCACGCCCGGCGTACGGCACCTGA
- the coaE gene encoding dephospho-CoA kinase, protein MLTVGLTGGIGAGKSEVARLLASYGAVLVDSDRIAREVVAPGTEGLAAVVAEFGTEVLAPDGSLDRPRLGAVVFADEDRRKALNAIVHPLVGARAAELQRSAGPDAIVLHDVPLLTENGLAPAYDLVVVVDVDPGTQLDRLVRVRGMTEDDARARMAAQASRAERLAVADLVIDNEGPLDALETQVRAVWERLRERAGTPGDAQGDGV, encoded by the coding sequence GTGGGTCTGACCGGCGGTATCGGGGCCGGCAAGAGCGAGGTGGCGCGGCTGCTCGCGTCCTACGGGGCGGTCCTGGTCGACTCCGACCGGATCGCCCGCGAGGTGGTGGCGCCCGGCACCGAGGGGCTCGCCGCGGTGGTCGCCGAGTTCGGCACCGAGGTGCTGGCCCCGGACGGATCGCTTGACCGGCCGAGGCTCGGCGCGGTCGTCTTCGCCGACGAGGACCGCCGCAAGGCGCTCAACGCGATCGTGCACCCGCTGGTCGGCGCCCGCGCCGCGGAGCTGCAGCGGTCCGCAGGGCCCGACGCGATCGTGCTGCACGACGTCCCGCTGCTTACCGAGAACGGCCTGGCCCCGGCCTACGACCTGGTCGTGGTGGTCGACGTCGACCCCGGCACCCAGCTCGACCGGCTGGTACGGGTCCGCGGCATGACCGAGGACGACGCCCGCGCCCGGATGGCCGCCCAGGCGAGCAGGGCCGAGCGGCTGGCGGTCGCCGACCTGGTGATCGACAACGAAGGGCCGCTGGACGCGCTGGAGACGCAGGTGCGCGCGGTGTGGGAGCGGCTGCGGGAGCGGGCGGGCACACCGGGCGACGCGCAGGGCGACGGGGTGTGA
- a CDS encoding TerD family protein has translation MTVNMTKGQKISLSKADGGSLTAVRMGLGWKAAPRRGLFGSRTREIDLDASAVLFADKQPVDVVFFRHLTSDDGSVRHTGDNLVGGVGQGGDDESIIVDLSRVPVHVDQIVFTVNSFTGQTFAEVENAFCRLVDETSGLELARYTLTGGGAYTAQIMAKVQRGTTGWSMTAIGTPANGRTFQDLIPAILPAL, from the coding sequence GTGACGGTCAACATGACCAAGGGCCAGAAGATCAGCCTGAGCAAGGCCGACGGAGGCTCGTTGACGGCAGTCAGGATGGGGCTGGGCTGGAAGGCGGCGCCGCGCCGCGGTCTGTTCGGCAGCCGCACCAGGGAGATCGACCTGGACGCCTCCGCAGTGCTCTTCGCCGACAAGCAGCCGGTCGACGTGGTCTTCTTCCGCCACCTGACCAGCGACGACGGCTCCGTCCGGCACACCGGCGACAACCTGGTCGGCGGCGTCGGCCAGGGCGGCGACGACGAGTCGATCATCGTCGACCTGTCCCGGGTCCCGGTGCACGTCGACCAGATCGTCTTCACCGTCAACTCCTTCACCGGCCAGACCTTCGCCGAGGTGGAGAACGCGTTCTGCCGGCTGGTGGACGAGACCAGCGGCCTGGAGCTGGCCCGTTACACGCTGACCGGCGGCGGCGCGTACACCGCGCAGATCATGGCGAAGGTGCAGCGCGGGACGACCGGCTGGTCGATGACGGCGATCGGCACCCCGGCCAACGGCCGGACGTTCCAGGACCTGATCCCGGCCATACTTCCCGCGCTCTGA
- a CDS encoding helix-turn-helix transcriptional regulator: MKSSRLLSILLLPQTRGRMTAAELAAELDVSPRTVYRDVESLHAAGVPLYGDAGHRGGYQLLAGYRTRLTGLNAGEAEALFLAGVPGPAAELGLGPALAAAQLKLRAALPPELREQADRMRTRFHLDAPGWYAADTEVPFLPQVADAVWHGRVLQVRYRRWKEPTDVDRRLEPYGLVLKAGRWYAVAAPGPRTYRVDQILRLAAGDERFEVPADFDLAEHWRRYQADFHARLHHGEAVVRLSPPAAARLTGPAARALAATGTAEPDGWTRATLPTESLEQAHAFFLSLGAGAEVLAPRELRDRLAATVRALAAAYRD; the protein is encoded by the coding sequence GTGAAGTCCAGCCGCCTGCTGTCGATCCTGCTGCTGCCCCAGACCCGAGGCCGGATGACCGCCGCCGAGCTGGCGGCGGAGCTCGACGTGTCGCCGCGGACGGTCTACCGGGACGTGGAGTCGCTGCACGCGGCCGGCGTGCCGCTGTACGGCGATGCCGGGCACCGCGGCGGCTACCAGCTGCTCGCGGGCTACCGCACCCGGCTGACCGGGCTGAACGCCGGCGAGGCCGAGGCGCTGTTCCTGGCGGGCGTGCCGGGGCCGGCCGCGGAGCTGGGCCTGGGTCCCGCGCTGGCCGCCGCGCAGCTCAAGTTGCGGGCCGCGCTGCCGCCCGAGCTGCGCGAGCAGGCCGACCGGATGCGCACCCGCTTCCACCTGGACGCGCCCGGCTGGTACGCCGCGGACACCGAGGTGCCCTTCCTGCCGCAGGTCGCCGACGCGGTGTGGCACGGCAGGGTCCTCCAGGTGCGCTACCGCCGCTGGAAGGAGCCGACCGACGTCGACCGGCGGCTCGAACCGTACGGTCTGGTGCTCAAGGCGGGCCGCTGGTACGCGGTGGCCGCTCCGGGACCGCGCACCTACCGGGTGGACCAGATCCTGCGGCTGGCCGCGGGCGACGAGCGCTTCGAGGTGCCCGCCGACTTCGACCTGGCGGAGCACTGGCGGCGCTACCAGGCGGACTTCCACGCCCGGCTGCACCACGGCGAGGCGGTGGTACGGCTCTCGCCGCCGGCCGCGGCGCGGCTGACCGGGCCTGCCGCACGGGCGCTGGCGGCGACCGGCACGGCCGAGCCGGACGGCTGGACCCGGGCCACGCTGCCGACCGAGTCCCTGGAGCAGGCGCACGCGTTCTTCCTGTCGCTGGGCGCCGGGGCGGAGGTGCTGGCCCCGCGCGAACTGCGGGACCGGCTCGCCGCCACCGTCCGCGCGCTCGCGGCGGCCTACCGGGACTGA
- a CDS encoding slipin family protein: MEAIVVLLVVAAVIGLIGLMSSVRVVKQYERGVVYRFGRVNALPKEPGPRLLLPFVDRMTKVNMQVVTMPVPSQEGITRDNVSVRVDAVLYFRVVDPVRATVDVQNYQFAMLQVAQTSLRSIIGKSDLDDLLSGREKLHEGLELMLSTPATGWGVHIDRVEIKDVALPESMKRSMARQAEADRERRARIITADGELQASHKLSEAARTMDANPAALQLRMLQTVVEVAAEKNSTLVLPFPVELLRFFDRAAAGSGAAAPAAPAAVEEQPAGTEVTPAPSGPAPAEVEQAGRSELPGPVPPLQIPDPRTSED; this comes from the coding sequence ATGGAAGCCATCGTGGTGCTGCTCGTCGTGGCAGCGGTGATCGGCCTGATAGGGCTGATGAGCAGCGTCCGGGTCGTCAAGCAGTACGAGCGCGGCGTCGTCTACCGCTTCGGCCGGGTCAACGCGCTGCCCAAGGAACCCGGGCCGCGGCTGCTACTGCCCTTCGTCGACCGGATGACCAAGGTCAACATGCAGGTCGTCACCATGCCGGTGCCCTCGCAGGAGGGCATCACTCGCGACAACGTCTCGGTCCGGGTGGACGCGGTGCTCTACTTCCGGGTGGTCGACCCGGTCCGGGCGACCGTGGACGTGCAGAACTACCAGTTCGCGATGCTCCAGGTCGCGCAGACCTCGCTGCGCTCGATCATCGGCAAGAGCGACCTGGACGACCTGCTGTCCGGGCGGGAGAAGCTGCACGAGGGCCTGGAGCTGATGCTGTCCACGCCCGCCACCGGCTGGGGCGTGCACATCGACCGGGTCGAGATCAAGGACGTCGCGCTGCCGGAGTCCATGAAGCGCTCGATGGCACGGCAGGCCGAGGCCGACCGCGAGCGGCGGGCCAGGATCATCACCGCCGACGGCGAGCTCCAGGCCTCGCACAAGCTCTCCGAGGCGGCCAGGACCATGGACGCCAATCCGGCGGCGCTGCAGCTGCGCATGCTGCAGACCGTGGTGGAGGTCGCAGCCGAGAAGAACTCGACGCTGGTGCTGCCCTTCCCCGTGGAGCTGCTGCGCTTCTTCGACCGCGCCGCCGCGGGCTCGGGCGCGGCCGCGCCGGCCGCGCCCGCCGCCGTCGAGGAGCAGCCCGCCGGCACCGAGGTCACGCCGGCCCCGTCCGGGCCGGCACCGGCCGAGGTCGAGCAGGCCGGCCGCAGCGAGCTGCCGGGGCCGGTGCCGCCGCTGCAGATCCCCGACCCGAGGACGTCCGAGGACTGA
- a CDS encoding tetratricopeptide repeat protein yields the protein MPERTPETDVIDFRAAEQLLAARDPRGAVKLLDPVIATHPDNTAARLLRARAFFLAAQLRPAELEFQIVLEREPDNAFAHFALGRTLERAGRADEAKRHFRLAAALDPRPDYLAAARFDD from the coding sequence TTGCCCGAGCGCACACCCGAGACCGATGTCATCGACTTCCGCGCCGCCGAGCAGCTGCTCGCCGCGCGCGATCCGCGTGGTGCCGTGAAGCTGCTCGACCCGGTGATCGCGACGCACCCGGACAACACCGCGGCCCGCCTGCTGCGGGCCCGTGCGTTCTTCCTGGCCGCGCAACTGCGGCCCGCGGAGCTGGAGTTCCAGATCGTGCTGGAACGCGAGCCGGACAACGCGTTCGCCCACTTCGCGCTCGGGCGCACCCTGGAGCGAGCCGGCCGGGCGGACGAGGCCAAGCGGCACTTCCGGCTGGCCGCCGCCCTCGACCCGCGCCCGGACTACCTCGCCGCGGCCCGCTTCGACGACTAG
- the uvrB gene encoding excinuclease ABC subunit UvrB — translation MRPVSDIERTVAPFEVVSPFQPSGDQPTAIDDLERRIRAGEQDVVLLGATGTGKSATTAWMIERLQRPTLVMAPNKTLAAQLANEFRELLPNNAVEYFVSYYDYYQPEAYVPQTDTYIEKDSSINEEVERLRHSATNSLLTRRDVVVVASVSCIYGLGTPQEYIDRMVRLKVGDVIDRDQLLRRFVDIQYTRNDMAFTRGTFRVRGDTIEIFPVYEQLAVRIEMFGDEIEALYTLHPLTGEVITEDEQIYVFPATHYVAGPERMERAIAGIENELDGQLAQMEKQGKLLEAQRLRMRTTYDVEMMRQIGSCSGIENYSRHIDGRVQGSAPDTLIDYFPEDFLLVVDESHVTVPQIGAMYEGDASRKRTLVDHGFRLPSALDNRPLKWEEFLTRVGQTVYLSATPGPYELSRGDGVVEQIIRPTGLIDPEVVVKPTEGQIDDLVHEIRLRTEKDERVLVTTLTKKMSEDLTDYLLELGIQVRYLHSDIDTLRRVELLQELRAGEYDVLVGINLLREGLDLPEVSLVAILDADKEGFLRSGTSLIQTIGRAARNVSGQVHMYADRITPGMERAIDETNRRREKQIAYNTERGVDPQPLRKKIAGILDSFAREDADTEELLGSGRQRSRGKAPVPGLSAKPGKRTGGALPAEELADLIGQLTDQMHAAAAELQFEVAARIRDELGDLKKELRQMRDAGMA, via the coding sequence ATGCGGCCCGTATCAGACATCGAACGCACTGTGGCGCCTTTTGAGGTCGTCAGTCCCTTTCAGCCCAGCGGTGACCAGCCCACCGCCATCGACGACCTGGAGCGGCGTATCCGCGCGGGCGAGCAGGACGTGGTGCTGCTGGGCGCCACCGGCACCGGCAAGTCGGCCACCACGGCCTGGATGATCGAGCGGCTGCAGCGCCCCACCCTGGTGATGGCGCCGAACAAGACCCTCGCGGCACAGCTGGCCAACGAATTCCGCGAGCTGCTGCCGAACAACGCGGTCGAGTACTTCGTCTCGTACTACGACTACTACCAGCCCGAGGCGTACGTCCCGCAGACCGACACCTACATCGAGAAGGACTCCTCGATCAACGAGGAGGTGGAGCGGCTCCGGCACTCCGCCACGAATTCCCTGCTGACCAGGCGCGACGTCGTCGTGGTCGCCTCGGTGTCCTGCATCTACGGCCTGGGCACCCCGCAGGAGTACATCGACCGGATGGTGCGCCTCAAGGTCGGCGACGTGATCGACCGCGACCAGCTGCTGCGCCGCTTCGTGGACATCCAGTACACGCGCAACGACATGGCGTTCACCCGCGGCACCTTCCGGGTGCGCGGCGACACCATCGAGATCTTCCCGGTGTACGAGCAGCTGGCCGTGCGGATCGAGATGTTCGGCGACGAGATCGAGGCGCTGTACACGCTGCACCCGCTGACCGGCGAGGTCATCACCGAGGACGAGCAGATCTACGTCTTCCCCGCCACCCACTACGTGGCGGGCCCCGAACGGATGGAACGCGCCATCGCCGGCATCGAGAACGAGCTGGATGGCCAGCTCGCGCAGATGGAGAAGCAGGGCAAGCTGCTGGAGGCCCAGCGGCTGCGGATGCGCACCACCTACGACGTCGAGATGATGCGGCAGATCGGCAGCTGCTCCGGCATCGAGAACTACTCGCGGCACATCGACGGCCGCGTGCAGGGCAGCGCCCCGGACACCCTCATCGACTACTTCCCCGAGGACTTCCTGCTGGTGGTGGACGAGTCGCATGTCACCGTGCCGCAGATCGGCGCGATGTACGAAGGCGACGCGTCCCGCAAGCGCACCCTGGTCGACCACGGCTTCCGGCTGCCGTCCGCGCTGGACAACCGGCCGCTGAAGTGGGAGGAGTTCCTGACCAGGGTCGGCCAGACGGTCTACCTGTCGGCGACCCCCGGCCCCTACGAGCTGTCCCGCGGCGACGGCGTGGTCGAGCAGATCATCCGCCCGACCGGTCTGATCGATCCGGAGGTCGTGGTCAAGCCCACCGAGGGCCAGATCGACGACCTGGTGCACGAGATCAGGCTGCGCACCGAGAAGGACGAGCGGGTGCTGGTCACCACGCTGACCAAGAAGATGTCCGAGGACCTGACGGACTACCTGCTGGAGCTGGGCATCCAGGTCCGCTATCTGCACAGCGACATCGACACCCTGCGCCGGGTCGAGCTGCTGCAGGAGCTGCGGGCCGGCGAGTACGACGTGCTGGTCGGCATCAACCTGCTGCGCGAGGGCCTCGACCTGCCCGAGGTGTCGCTGGTGGCGATCCTGGACGCCGACAAGGAGGGCTTCCTGCGGTCAGGCACCTCGCTGATCCAGACCATCGGCCGCGCGGCGCGCAACGTGTCGGGCCAGGTGCACATGTACGCCGACCGGATCACCCCCGGTATGGAGCGGGCGATCGACGAGACCAACCGCCGCCGCGAGAAGCAGATCGCCTACAACACCGAGCGTGGCGTCGATCCGCAGCCGCTGCGCAAGAAGATCGCCGGCATCCTCGACTCCTTCGCCCGCGAGGACGCCGACACCGAGGAGCTGCTCGGCTCCGGGCGGCAGCGCTCGCGCGGCAAGGCGCCGGTGCCCGGTCTGTCGGCGAAGCCCGGCAAGCGCACCGGGGGAGCGCTGCCCGCCGAGGAGCTGGCCGACCTGATCGGGCAGCTCACCGACCAGATGCACGCGGCGGCGGCGGAGCTGCAGTTCGAGGTGGCCGCCCGGATCCGGGACGAACTGGGGGACCTGAAGAAGGAGTTGCGCCAGATGCGGGATGCTGGAATGGCTTGA
- a CDS encoding TerC family protein yields the protein MDVSLALWVLTIAGLCALIGADFLVGRTPHDVSVREAGLWTAVWVVLAGLFGLGLLLFSGGQPAGEFFAGYITEKSLSVDNLFVFVLIMGKFAVPSHYQQRVLLVGVLIALVLRAVFIAAGATIVASFSWVFFIFGAFLVWTAWKLIKEARTEQEENPEFEENRLLKAVEKRVPATDRYHGTRLFVTENGKRLMTPMLVVMLAIGTTDVLFALDSIPAIFGLTQDPYIVFTANAFALMGLRQLYFLIGGLLRKLVHLSYGLSVILGFIGVKLVLHALHEAGVHVPEISIPVSLGVIVTVLAVTTATSLWAVRGAEPAADGNPRDGHGPGGRDTPSDAPDQHIDA from the coding sequence GTGGACGTCTCCCTCGCCCTCTGGGTGCTGACCATCGCCGGGCTGTGCGCGCTGATCGGCGCGGACTTCCTGGTCGGCCGCACCCCGCACGACGTGTCCGTCCGGGAGGCGGGCCTGTGGACCGCCGTCTGGGTGGTGCTGGCCGGACTCTTCGGCCTCGGCCTGCTGCTCTTCTCCGGCGGACAGCCCGCGGGTGAGTTCTTCGCGGGCTACATCACCGAGAAGTCGCTCAGCGTCGACAATCTCTTCGTCTTCGTCCTGATCATGGGCAAGTTCGCGGTGCCCTCGCACTACCAGCAGCGCGTGCTGCTGGTCGGCGTGCTGATAGCGCTGGTGCTGCGCGCGGTCTTCATCGCCGCGGGCGCCACGATCGTGGCCAGCTTCTCCTGGGTGTTCTTCATCTTCGGCGCCTTCCTGGTCTGGACGGCGTGGAAGCTGATCAAGGAAGCCCGCACCGAGCAGGAGGAGAATCCGGAGTTCGAGGAGAACCGGCTGCTCAAGGCCGTCGAGAAGCGGGTGCCCGCCACCGACCGCTACCACGGCACCCGGCTGTTCGTCACCGAGAACGGCAAGCGGCTGATGACCCCGATGCTGGTGGTGATGCTGGCCATCGGCACCACCGACGTGCTCTTCGCGCTGGACTCCATCCCGGCGATCTTCGGCCTCACCCAGGATCCGTACATCGTCTTCACGGCCAACGCCTTCGCTCTGATGGGCCTGCGCCAGCTGTACTTCCTGATCGGCGGGCTGCTCAGGAAGCTGGTCCACCTGTCCTACGGCCTGTCGGTGATCCTCGGCTTCATCGGCGTCAAGCTGGTGCTGCACGCGCTGCACGAGGCGGGCGTCCACGTCCCGGAGATCTCCATCCCGGTCTCGCTCGGCGTCATCGTCACCGTCCTCGCCGTCACCACCGCCACCAGCCTGTGGGCCGTCCGCGGCGCCGAACCCGCCGCCGACGGCAACCCGCGGGACGGGCACGGTCCAGGCGGCCGGGACACGCCGAGCGATGCGCCCGACCAGCACATAGACGCCTGA